One segment of Leptodactylus fuscus isolate aLepFus1 chromosome 7, aLepFus1.hap2, whole genome shotgun sequence DNA contains the following:
- the MEAK7 gene encoding MTOR-associated protein MEAK7, with product MGNAESNAYQRRLARVPQEEQAQIESCFDNVTRNQPKKCVGKAAFQDFLGNSLPFTMSQRIFHGIQRIELAGKTSASKLEVTREQFVVFVIDVLRGTAEEKSAVIMPMIGANHNEQATGQQVEQFLEDLIGAVVHVLRQHNALCGWSLENTRDCDSGIHALRTQLMSQLMKSSGEKPIDATELSHFSRAAIEDWLYKVPMISVLLRVVVILGFSVLQQSLEHQKDVSILVPRCRKGKAQSFTSLLDLPSIMFLNSHLPSEMQRKWRLLFSTQVHGESFSQLCGHMVDQGPSLLVVRDSSGFIFGGFASQNWEVKPQFQGDSRCFLFTVSPRLGIFTYTGYNDHYMYLNHSQQTMPNGLGMGGQHEYFGFWIDSNFGKGHSKAKPRCTTYNSPQLSATEEFSIDSLEVWGLGDLSEELQVKNKKSILDVDPEAQALLEMTGRSRQSEGLRDKEDDET from the exons ATGGGGAATGCAGAGAGCAATGCCTACCAGAGAAGATTGGCACGGGTGCCCCAGGAGGAGCAGGCCCAAATAGAGAGCTGCTTTGACAACGTGACAAGAAACCAACCCAAGAAATGTGTGGGGAAGGCGGCATTCCAG GATTTTCTTGGAAATTCCCTCCCCTTCACCATGTCTCAGCGCATTTTTCATGGGATACAGAGGATTGAGCTAGCTGGCAAAACCTCTGCATCCAAACTGGAAGTGACTCGGGAGCAATTTGTTGTATTCGTCATCGATGTCCTGAGAGGGACAGCTGAAGAAAAGAGTGCTGTCATAATGCCAATGATCGGGGCTAACCACAACGAGCAAGCAACGGGGCAGCAAGTTGAGCAG TTCCTGGAGGATCTGATTGGCGCGGTGGTTCATGTGTTACGTCAGCACAACGCACTTTGTGGATGGAGCCTTGAAAACACCCGAGACTGCGACTCTGGAATCCACGCACTGAGAACGCAGTTGATGTCACAGTTAATGAAGTCTAGTG GTGAAAAGCCAATCGATGCAACAGAGCTCTCACACTTCTCCAGGGCAGCCATTGAGGACTGGCTCTACAAAGTTCCTATGATCTCCGTACTCCTGAGAGTTGTCGTCATTTTGGGATTTTCTGTCTTACAGCAAAGTTTAGAACACCAGAAAGATGTCAGCATCCTGGTGCCACGCTGCCGCAAAGGGAAGGCACAATCCTTTACTAGCCTCTTGGACTTGCCCAGTATCATGTTCCTAAATTCTCATCTGCCCTCCGAAATGCAGCGCAAATGGCGGCTGCTGTTCTCTACCCAGGTCCATGGCGAGAGCTTCTCCCAGCTGTGCGGCCACATGGTAGACCAAGGACCCAGCCTGTTGGTTGTCAGAGACTCAAGTGGCTTCATCTTTGGAGGATTTGCATCACAGAATTGGGAAGTGAAGCCACAATTTCAGG GTGACAGTAGATGTTTTCTGTTCACTGTGTCACCACGTCTGGGCATCTTCACATACACCGGATACAATGACCACTACATGTACCTGAATCATAGCCAGCAGACCATGCCCAATGGACTG GGTATGGGGGGACAGCATGAATATTTTGGATTCTGGATTGACAGTAATTTTGGAAAAGGCCACAGCAAAGCAAAACCACGGTGCACAACATATAACAGCCCCCAACTGTCTGCCACAGAGGAATTCTCCATAGACTCCTTAGAAGTGTGGGGACTTGGGGATCTGTCTGAAGAGTTACAG GTTAAGAACAAGAAGAGCATTCTGGATGTAGACCCAGAAGCACAGGCACTGCTGGAGATGACAGGACGATCACGGCAGAGCGAAGGGTTGAGAGACAAAGAAGATGATGAGACCTAA